Within Candidatus Chlorohelix allophototropha, the genomic segment CCTTTGGGTTATGAGCCCAACGAGCTGCCACTGCTCCACCCCGCGTCGGTATTGTTGCCGATTGCCTATTTTTTGTTTATGGCGAGGGAGAGATTTGAACTCTCGACCAAGGGCTTATGAGTCCCCTGCTCTACCACTGAGCTACCTCGCCGCATCGCGGAGCCACGATTGCTTTGCGGTTGGATCGCTCGCTTTTGCACCGGGCATTGCTCAATTGCAGGGGTTATTATATCAGCCTGATCTAAGCTTGTCAACAAACTTGACCGTTGATTGTTTCAGGTTTAGAATGCGCTATAGCCTGGTTGTCTTTGCAACCAGACCGGATGGTTACTCGTTAATTATATCAAATGAAATTTGATTTATCCTGCAAACGGATTTAAATGAAACTTGTAATACAGATTCCTTGCTTTAACGAAGAAGAGCAACTCCCTGTCACCCTTTCTACCATACCAAAGCAGATCGAGGGAATTGATTCTATTGAGTTGCTCATTATTGATGATGGCTCTACCGATCGCACCGCCGCGGTAGCGCGCCAATGGGCTATTGATAATAATTTCCCCTTGCAAATCGCCCACCATACCCGCAATCGGGGGCTTGCCGTCGCCTTTCAGACGGGCTTGAATACTGCGCTGGCGATGGGTGCGGATATTATTGTTAATACTGATGCCGATAACCAGTATCCCTCCGAATCTATTCCAGACCTGATTCGCCCTATTCTACTCAAGCAATTGGATTTGGTTATAGCCGATCGCCAAACTCAGAACATTGAGCATTTTTCGCCCATCAAGAAATTCCTGCAAAAAGTAGGCAGCTATACCGTCAGCATTTTCAGTGGCTCAAAAGTTACCGATGCAGTTAGTGGCTTTCGCGCTATGAGCCGTGAAACTGCCCTAACTTTAAATGTTATCACCAATTACACCTATACCGTTGAGACTATTTTCCAAGCCAGCAAGCGCAATCTGGCTATCGGTAGCATCCCCATTTTTACCAACCCTAAAACCAGAGATTCAAGGCTGGTTAAGAGCGTTTGGGGCTATGTAAAGCGCATGGGCGCAACTATAGTGCGGATTTATGCTATGCACGAACCGCTCAAAGCTTTTTTCTATATCAGCATCCCTTTCTTTCTGGTCGGCGGTTTTT encodes:
- a CDS encoding glycosyltransferase, whose product is MKLVIQIPCFNEEEQLPVTLSTIPKQIEGIDSIELLIIDDGSTDRTAAVARQWAIDNNFPLQIAHHTRNRGLAVAFQTGLNTALAMGADIIVNTDADNQYPSESIPDLIRPILLKQLDLVIADRQTQNIEHFSPIKKFLQKVGSYTVSIFSGSKVTDAVSGFRAMSRETALTLNVITNYTYTVETIFQASKRNLAIGSIPIFTNPKTRDSRLVKSVWGYVKRMGATIVRIYAMHEPLKAFFYISIPFFLVGGFYIFRFLLLTIIERNIGARFIQSVILGGVSVMLGVVLIMIGLLADLISRNRRLIEDSLFRVKRIELDMIKQREREEDLLAEIKALRADLKVEASAPNPLKSESHHHLTQVEEIIIEDVVSGKS